A window of Anomalospiza imberbis isolate Cuckoo-Finch-1a 21T00152 chromosome 4, ASM3175350v1, whole genome shotgun sequence contains these coding sequences:
- the SMIM20 gene encoding small integral membrane protein 20: MAALYRTLGIFGAFVALVGAAFYPIYFRPLLLPEEYKNEQSINRAGIVQEDIQPAGLKVWSDPFGRK; this comes from the exons ATGGCCGCGCTGTACCGCACGCTCGGCATCTTCGGCGCCTTCGTGGCCCTGGTGGGAGCCGCCTTTTACCCCATTTATTTCCGGCCTCTGCTGCTGCCGGAGGAGTACA AGAATGAACAGTCAATAAACCGAGCTGGTATTGTTCAAGAGGATATTCAGCCTGCAG GGTTAAAAGTGTGGTCGGATCCATTTGGAAGAAAGTAA